A DNA window from Danio aesculapii chromosome 14, fDanAes4.1, whole genome shotgun sequence contains the following coding sequences:
- the LOC130240964 gene encoding trypsin inhibitor ClTI-1-like has translation MLAQIVLLLCLSAMATAADDCPTVPNCIKYHLPHCTKEYKPVCGTDGNTYANECNLCVKIFEEKVNIILISKKGEC, from the exons ATGCTGGCGCAGATTGTTCTTCTACTTTGTTTGTCAG CCATGGCAACAGCAGCTGATGATTGTCCTACAGTG CCCAACTGCATTAAATACCACCTGCCCCACTGCACCAAGGAATATAAGCCTGTGTGCGGTACAGATGGAAATACATACGCAAATGAGTGTaatttgtgtgtgaaaatttT TGAGGAAAAGGTCAACATCATATTAATCTCCAAAAAGGGTGAATGCTGA